GCTAAATATGACTCTCCCATCACGCTACCTCCTCTTGTTCCACTTCCCCTTTTAACACGCTTGTTTCTACTCCAAGCTGACTCAATCCTGCCTCGAGGAAATGGGTGATCAAGTCCTTTACCTTTAACCGTCGCTTCGCTGCTTCCACAGAAACCAAATAATGCAACTCCCTGCTGATCGCCACCTGGATACGGCTGTCCTTTGTCAGTGACGATGATTTTGTTATTTCTGTCTGCATTCTTATATTGTCTCTTTGTTTGTTGATTTGTATTACATAATAAATGTCAAGAATCTGGTTGCAATAATAAACAAGATTCTTGAGAAAAACAAGAACTTTGTTAAAATAAATTAAATTAATGTCAAATATTGACCATTTAAATGAACGCATAAAAAGAATCAGAGAAATATTGGGTGTGAATCAAGAAGAATTTGCATCCATAACTGGAATATCAAGAAGTTCCATCGGCAATTATGAAACAAATGTCAGCAAGCCGAAATATCCTGATCTTATAAAAATTGCCAAGATAGGCAATGTCACTCTTGACTGGTTGCTTACAGGCGAGGAGAGCAGTTTTACACCACCGGTAACCGATTTGAAGACCTTAAAAGGGAGTGATGCAAAGCCGGCACATGCAGTGCTCTACCCGCTGATCGACAAGGTAACGGCGGGAGATTTTTCGGCGAATGCTCACCAGGAGAACATAGTGGAGTATTACCCCGTCAACTTTGTGAGGAAAAACTGTTTTCTCGTGGAAGTTGAGGGAGACAGCATGACCTGCGACGACCCCGATCAGAGCATTCAGGCAGGAGACTTGCTTTTAGTTGACCCCGTGGAGACCGTCACCCCGGGAGATCTTGTTGTGGTGAAGCTTACTTCAACCCGCCACATGGTAAAACAGTTCTTCATCTCAAAAGACGGTATCGAACTTAGATCACTTAACCCTTCGCACCCTTCCATCTTCATCACCCCCGATCAGCTTGAATACATCTTTCGGGTGGTTTACCATCAACCCAGGGGACGGAGGAAATAAAAAACCAAACAGGAGAGTAAAAATGAATAAGAAACCAAGACTTGAAGACCAGGATAAACCCCTTTTATTGGAAACTCCAGAAACCATCATTGACACACTGGCAACACTCAAGTATGTCGTAGTATTTTTGTTCATCATAGCAGTATCTGTCCCCTTCATGTTAAACCGCTCGGGCGGCGTCGAGTTATTCCCG
This region of Bacteroidota bacterium genomic DNA includes:
- a CDS encoding helix-turn-helix domain-containing protein encodes the protein MSNIDHLNERIKRIREILGVNQEEFASITGISRSSIGNYETNVSKPKYPDLIKIAKIGNVTLDWLLTGEESSFTPPVTDLKTLKGSDAKPAHAVLYPLIDKVTAGDFSANAHQENIVEYYPVNFVRKNCFLVEVEGDSMTCDDPDQSIQAGDLLLVDPVETVTPGDLVVVKLTSTRHMVKQFFISKDGIELRSLNPSHPSIFITPDQLEYIFRVVYHQPRGRRK